A region from the Nostoc sp. HK-01 genome encodes:
- a CDS encoding TPR repeat-containing protein, with product MIKLISVVLCLLLVFGWGQPVMAQSQQPTFTPEELQQGEEWANQAFTATNQGDFATAEQYWTKIIEKFPTNAGAWSNRGNSRVSQNKLQEALADYNKAVELAPNVTDPYLNRGTALEGLGKWDQAIADYNHVLELDPKDAMAYNNRGNAKAGLGNWDQAIADYKKSTEVAPNFAFARANYAIALYETGQIEQAIREMRNIARKYPKFADVRAALTAAYWVNGQKGEAESNWVAAYGLDQRYKDIDWVKNIRRWPPTMVAALDKFLKLQ from the coding sequence ATGATTAAGTTAATTAGTGTTGTTCTTTGTCTGTTACTTGTGTTTGGCTGGGGTCAACCAGTCATGGCACAATCCCAACAACCCACCTTCACGCCAGAGGAACTGCAACAAGGTGAAGAATGGGCAAATCAAGCATTTACAGCGACAAATCAGGGTGACTTTGCCACGGCTGAACAATATTGGACAAAAATTATTGAAAAATTTCCGACGAATGCAGGTGCATGGAGTAATCGCGGAAATTCGCGAGTAAGTCAGAATAAGCTGCAAGAAGCATTAGCAGACTACAACAAAGCTGTAGAATTAGCTCCGAATGTGACAGATCCCTATTTGAATCGGGGTACAGCTTTAGAAGGTTTAGGAAAATGGGATCAGGCGATCGCAGACTATAACCATGTCCTAGAATTAGATCCAAAAGATGCAATGGCCTATAACAATCGCGGTAACGCCAAAGCAGGTTTAGGAAACTGGGATCAGGCGATCGCAGATTATAAAAAATCTACCGAAGTTGCACCCAATTTTGCCTTTGCTCGTGCTAACTATGCGATCGCTCTATATGAAACTGGCCAAATAGAGCAAGCAATCCGCGAAATGCGAAATATTGCCCGGAAATATCCCAAATTTGCGGATGTGCGTGCTGCTTTAACCGCCGCTTACTGGGTAAACGGCCAGAAAGGTGAAGCCGAAAGCAATTGGGTAGCCGCTTATGGTTTAGATCAACGTTACAAAGATATTGACTGGGTGAAAAATATCCGCCGCTGGCCGCCTACTATGGTGGCTGCTTTAGATAAATTTTTGAAACTTCAGTAA